In the Mytilus trossulus isolate FHL-02 chromosome 1, PNRI_Mtr1.1.1.hap1, whole genome shotgun sequence genome, one interval contains:
- the LOC134704997 gene encoding uncharacterized protein LOC134704997, whose translation MPSYHITSRQKGLNVIVSWTPGHVNIAGNDEADILAKTAAEEAKELPPENNVITLQDVKQAAYKSTGNKWQRRWEISERGRDLYEKIPTTKHSIMFDFPTKRHFSIFAQLRTGYTERNYYKNRVGQTNAIESCNCGAPETPQHFLLECPGYENEREDMLHQISKEVGIRNLNLATIITRLDGENTEETKAKLQTVAHYIDRTGRFNTAVPQSQS comes from the exons ATGCCCAGTTACCACATCACATCCAG GCAAAAAGGACTCAATGTAATTGTATCATGGACACCAGGACATGTCAACATAGCTGGTAATGATGAGGCCGACATCCTTGCAAAAACAGCGGCAGAGGAAGCAAAAGAATTACCACCGGAAAATAACGTCATAACACTACAGGACGTCAAACAAGCAGCGTACAAAAGTACAGGAAATAAATGGCAGAGAAGATGGGAAATATCTGAGAGAGGCAGGGACCTTTATGAAAAAATACCAACTACAAAACACTCAATTATGTTTGATTTCCCAACTAAAAGACACTTCAGTATATTCGCCCAACTAAGAACTGGCTACACAGAACGCAACTACTACAAGAACCGAGTAGGCCAAACCAACGCCATAGAGTCATGCAATTGTGGAGCACCTGAAACGCCTCAACATTTCCTTCTTGAGTGTCCCGGCTATGAAAACGAACGAGAAGATATGCTACACCAAATATCTAAAGAGGTCGGGATCAGAAACTTGAATTTAGCTACTATAATAACGAGACTGGACGGCGAGAACACAGAAGAAACAAAAGCCAAATTACAAACAGTGGCGCATTACATTGACAGAACGGGCAGATTTAATACTGCTGTTCCTCAATCCCAATCTTAA